One window of the Rufibacter radiotolerans genome contains the following:
- a CDS encoding RNA polymerase sigma factor — MDLHHQFTSVIQEHKGLILKVSAMYTNSPEDRIDLQQEIVYQLWKSYGAFKQESKLSTWMYRVALNTAISYLNQTRRRVSTIPLQLEADRLAEDYDKTEEEQIQQLYTQIQSLHLLDRGIILLFLEGKKYEEIAAIVGITASNVGTRISRIKERLRTQLVKQPA, encoded by the coding sequence ATGGACCTACACCACCAGTTTACCAGCGTCATCCAAGAGCACAAGGGCTTGATCCTGAAGGTCTCGGCTATGTACACCAACTCCCCAGAAGACAGGATTGACCTGCAGCAGGAGATTGTGTACCAGCTCTGGAAGTCGTATGGAGCCTTTAAGCAGGAATCTAAGCTGAGTACCTGGATGTACCGCGTGGCTTTGAATACAGCCATCTCTTACCTAAATCAAACCAGGAGAAGAGTCAGCACTATTCCCTTGCAACTAGAGGCGGACCGTTTAGCCGAGGATTATGATAAGACCGAGGAGGAACAGATTCAGCAATTATATACTCAGATTCAGAGCCTTCACCTGCTGGACCGGGGCATCATCCTACTGTTCCTGGAAGGAAAGAAGTACGAGGAGATTGCTGCCATTGTAGGCATTACCGCCAGCAACGTGGGTACCAGAATCTCGCGCATCAAAGAAAGACTTAGGACACAACTAGTTAAACAACCTGCATAA
- a CDS encoding ArsI/CadI family heavy metal resistance metalloenzyme — MKRFHVHVRVENLQESIDFYNALFNTPPTVVKPDYAKWMLEDPRINYAISTGHSENGIEHLGLEVTSEEELQEVYANMQNAKGTIRAEGECTCCYSKSQKSWITDPQGVDWEAFYTHGTATVYGEGINARPAPEAMDQWTGNDGKNAPVTALA, encoded by the coding sequence ATGAAAAGATTTCACGTACACGTAAGAGTTGAGAACCTCCAGGAAAGCATTGATTTCTACAATGCCTTGTTTAACACCCCGCCCACCGTGGTAAAGCCAGACTATGCCAAATGGATGCTGGAAGACCCCAGAATTAACTACGCTATTTCTACCGGGCACTCTGAAAACGGCATTGAACACCTGGGCCTGGAAGTGACCAGCGAGGAAGAACTGCAGGAGGTATACGCCAACATGCAAAACGCCAAAGGCACCATCAGAGCCGAAGGCGAATGTACCTGCTGCTATTCCAAATCTCAGAAAAGCTGGATCACAGATCCGCAGGGCGTAGACTGGGAGGCTTTTTACACCCACGGCACCGCCACGGTCTACGGCGAGGGCATCAATGCCAGACCGGCCCCCGAAGCCATGGACCAATGGACCGGTAACGATGGTAAAAACGCCCCGGTAACCGCCCTGGCTTAA
- a CDS encoding class I SAM-dependent methyltransferase, with amino-acid sequence MTASKDNFSRQAALYKQFRPTYPAALYQYLLTLVPARGTAWDCGTGNGQVAVELARHFTHVIASDISQKQLQQAALKENIEYRLMPAEQTDFPVQTFDLITVGQAAHWFDFDRFYAEVNRVAKPNAILALWGYGLLSISPAINDVIHRFYTQTIGPYWDPERDYVDAAYATLPFPFKELAPFTGSITQTWTLPDLEGYLNTWSSVQAYIQKRGENPVTACITEIKTVWGEQEALSVLFPVFSRIGRVVRKELI; translated from the coding sequence ATGACTGCTTCTAAAGACAACTTCTCCCGGCAGGCCGCGCTCTACAAACAGTTCAGGCCAACCTACCCGGCGGCACTTTACCAGTACCTATTAACCCTGGTTCCCGCCCGCGGCACCGCCTGGGACTGCGGCACCGGCAACGGCCAGGTAGCGGTAGAACTGGCCCGGCATTTCACCCACGTCATAGCCTCTGACATCAGTCAGAAGCAACTGCAACAGGCAGCCCTTAAAGAAAACATTGAGTACCGCCTAATGCCCGCGGAGCAGACCGATTTTCCAGTCCAAACCTTTGACTTAATTACGGTAGGGCAGGCGGCGCATTGGTTTGACTTTGACCGATTCTACGCCGAGGTAAACCGTGTGGCCAAACCCAACGCCATTCTGGCGCTCTGGGGCTATGGGCTGCTTTCTATTTCGCCGGCCATTAATGATGTCATCCACCGTTTCTATACCCAGACCATAGGCCCCTACTGGGACCCGGAACGGGATTATGTGGATGCCGCGTATGCCACGCTCCCCTTCCCTTTTAAAGAGTTGGCTCCGTTTACCGGCTCCATTACCCAAACCTGGACCCTGCCCGATTTGGAAGGCTATCTGAATACCTGGTCTAGTGTGCAGGCATATATCCAGAAACGAGGAGAGAATCCGGTTACAGCGTGTATAACTGAGATCAAAACCGTTTGGGGAGAGCAGGAAGCGCTATCGGTCCTGTTTCCGGTATTCAGCAGGATAGGCAGAGTAGTCAGGAAAGAATTGATTTAA
- a CDS encoding alpha/beta hydrolase codes for MRTFLFLLFLLPTLCLGQTTKQPDTPITIGTKQILHSAILKEDRTLWVYVPKSGGDGAKTRFPVMYLLDGEAFFASMAGTVDYLSGQGKMPEMIIVGIQSPDRVRDLTPTHYPFWASGEPANDLKSSGGGANFMAFLEKEVMPYIEKRYQTQPYRMLVGHSLGGLTVLQALVHQPALFTSYVAIDPSIWWDKQLIMKQAEKALTQKDYAGESLFYAVANTMDKGMDTVRVVQDKAQGNHNVRNHLLFRETLRKSKSLAWA; via the coding sequence ATGAGAACATTCCTTTTCCTTTTATTCCTGCTTCCAACGCTTTGTCTGGGGCAAACCACCAAACAGCCCGATACCCCAATCACCATAGGCACCAAGCAGATCCTTCACTCAGCTATTCTAAAGGAAGACCGAACCCTGTGGGTATATGTGCCTAAATCAGGTGGCGATGGCGCGAAAACGCGTTTCCCGGTGATGTACCTGCTGGACGGAGAGGCTTTTTTTGCGTCCATGGCCGGCACGGTAGACTATCTAAGCGGACAAGGCAAGATGCCCGAAATGATCATAGTAGGCATCCAAAGTCCAGATCGGGTACGGGACCTGACGCCTACCCATTATCCGTTTTGGGCCAGTGGCGAGCCGGCCAATGATTTAAAATCTTCGGGCGGCGGGGCCAATTTTATGGCCTTTCTGGAAAAGGAGGTGATGCCATACATTGAAAAGCGCTACCAAACCCAGCCGTACCGCATGCTGGTGGGGCACTCCCTGGGCGGGTTAACCGTTTTGCAAGCCCTGGTGCACCAACCAGCCTTGTTTACTTCTTACGTGGCCATTGATCCTAGCATCTGGTGGGACAAGCAACTCATCATGAAACAGGCCGAGAAAGCCCTCACCCAAAAAGACTACGCCGGCGAAAGTCTCTTCTATGCTGTTGCCAACACCATGGACAAGGGAATGGATACCGTGCGGGTGGTGCAGGACAAAGCGCAAGGCAACCATAATGTGAGAAACCACCTTCTCTTCAGGGAGACGCTCAGAAAGAGCAAGAGCCTGGCCTGGGCCTGA
- a CDS encoding tetratricopeptide repeat protein: MPFPAQYDALRYLFKKYELDKELDDATITVEYIKNHYRAVSALLQYPVLPAMGTVNTLGYVSLGEKKYDQAYQYFKMNLDNYPTVGNLYDSMGDYYVKIGDKKKAMEAFRKALSLEEVADTRRKLKQLEAGQ; encoded by the coding sequence GTGCCGTTTCCGGCGCAGTATGACGCCCTGCGGTATCTCTTCAAAAAATATGAGCTAGACAAGGAACTGGATGATGCTACCATCACGGTAGAGTATATTAAAAACCACTACCGTGCCGTGTCTGCCCTATTACAGTACCCGGTGTTGCCTGCCATGGGCACGGTGAATACCTTGGGCTATGTCTCCCTGGGCGAAAAAAAGTATGACCAGGCATACCAGTACTTTAAAATGAACCTTGACAATTACCCCACGGTTGGCAACCTCTATGATTCCATGGGCGACTATTACGTGAAGATAGGTGATAAGAAGAAGGCCATGGAAGCCTTCCGGAAGGCCTTGTCTCTGGAGGAAGTAGCAGATACCAGAAGAAAGCTGAAGCAACTGGAGGCGGGTCAGTAA
- a CDS encoding M16 family metallopeptidase, whose amino-acid sequence MKKKLLPFSILSALLLTQCKTSAPTQTAQDTAPAMVVEAPKEAFPYKTVPNDPLKARIYTLDNGLTVYLTQYKDAPRIQTYIAVRAGSKNDPANATGLAHYLEHMAFKGSSRLGTINWQKEQEELAKIEGLYETYRTQKDPALRKKTYHQIDSISGVAAKYAVPNEYDKLVAAMGMKNSNASTWVEQTIYYGDIPSNQLAKWALLESERLGVMIPRLFHTELEAVYEEKNRSLDNDNNKAFEAAFAALFPTHQYGAQTTIGTVEHLKNPSITEIKKYFDKYYVPNNMAIAMSGDLDFDQTIRTINEHFGRWKKKEVPAYTPPQEKPITAPVVKEVLGPESEMLLMAYRFPGIKSKDALVLRMINQILSNGQAGLIDLNINQKQAALGAGSFSEIYNDYSAHFLSGNPRQGQTLDQVKNLLLQQIELVKKGQFEDWLIPAIVNKNKISKMQAYESNAARATAFVDAFIARQDWADYLKQEEAFEKITKQDVVDVANRYYGNNYAIIYKRTGQDPNAQKVEKPTITPVPANREAQSEFYKSVAAIPVSDLQPQFVDYKKDIQQGTLKGNIPVYFTKNQENGLFSLYYILDMGTNNDLKLGLAVDYLQYLGTDKYSAEELQKEFFKIGCSFSVSSGQDQVYVSLTGLDENLEKGLQLFESLLQNPKADQKALNDMVAGILKDRKDAKLNKNIIHSVAMVNYAKYGPKNPFTHILTEQELKKVKPSELIARIKSIPTYQHRVLYYGPRELQSITATLNTGHIVPATLQPVPAEKAFKELDINKRQVYWTNYDMVQAELLFLTKSLNYDPKLVPTIRLYNEYFDGGMGAIVFQELRESRALAYSASSRFANASRKDRANYIMSYIGTQSDKLPEAMAGMQELLNDLPVAETNFTNAKASVRNSIATERINKVGILMNYEQARKLGIDYDIRKDIYQSLDAMTLDQIKAFQQQFVKGQNQTILVIGSKNRLNFKELAKYGTVKQLSLKELFGY is encoded by the coding sequence GTGAAGAAAAAACTCCTTCCTTTCTCTATACTAAGCGCCTTGCTGTTAACCCAGTGTAAAACCAGCGCGCCTACCCAAACCGCCCAGGACACCGCCCCCGCCATGGTGGTGGAAGCGCCTAAGGAAGCCTTTCCGTACAAGACCGTTCCCAATGACCCGCTCAAGGCGCGCATTTACACCCTGGACAATGGCCTGACGGTGTACCTCACGCAGTACAAAGATGCGCCACGCATTCAGACGTACATTGCCGTGCGCGCGGGCAGCAAGAATGACCCGGCCAATGCCACGGGGTTGGCGCATTACCTGGAGCACATGGCCTTTAAGGGCTCAAGCCGCCTGGGCACTATTAATTGGCAGAAGGAGCAGGAAGAACTGGCCAAGATAGAGGGCCTGTATGAAACCTACCGCACCCAGAAAGACCCGGCGCTGCGCAAGAAAACCTACCACCAGATTGACTCTATCTCGGGGGTGGCCGCCAAGTATGCGGTGCCCAATGAGTATGACAAACTGGTGGCGGCCATGGGCATGAAAAACTCCAACGCCAGCACCTGGGTGGAGCAGACCATTTACTACGGTGACATCCCCAGCAACCAACTGGCCAAGTGGGCCCTGCTGGAATCAGAGCGGCTGGGCGTCATGATCCCGAGGCTGTTCCACACCGAGCTGGAGGCGGTGTACGAGGAGAAGAACCGCTCCCTGGACAATGACAACAACAAGGCCTTTGAGGCGGCCTTCGCGGCACTGTTCCCTACGCACCAGTACGGCGCGCAGACCACCATTGGCACGGTGGAGCACCTCAAGAACCCGTCCATCACCGAAATCAAGAAGTACTTTGATAAGTACTACGTGCCCAACAACATGGCCATTGCCATGAGCGGCGACCTGGACTTTGACCAGACCATCAGAACCATTAACGAGCATTTCGGCCGTTGGAAAAAGAAGGAAGTGCCGGCCTATACGCCTCCGCAGGAAAAGCCTATCACGGCCCCGGTGGTGAAAGAAGTGCTGGGACCTGAGTCTGAAATGCTGCTGATGGCCTACCGGTTCCCGGGCATTAAGTCTAAAGACGCGTTGGTACTGCGCATGATCAACCAGATCCTGAGCAACGGCCAGGCCGGTCTCATTGACCTGAACATTAACCAGAAGCAGGCGGCCTTGGGCGCAGGGTCTTTCTCTGAGATTTACAATGATTACAGCGCGCATTTCCTGAGTGGAAACCCGCGCCAGGGCCAGACCCTGGACCAAGTGAAGAACCTGCTGCTGCAGCAGATTGAGCTGGTGAAGAAAGGGCAGTTTGAGGACTGGCTGATTCCGGCCATTGTGAACAAGAACAAGATAAGCAAGATGCAGGCCTATGAAAGCAATGCGGCCCGCGCCACCGCTTTTGTAGACGCCTTTATTGCCCGCCAGGACTGGGCCGATTACCTCAAACAGGAAGAGGCGTTTGAGAAAATCACCAAGCAGGACGTGGTAGACGTGGCCAACCGCTATTACGGCAACAACTACGCTATTATCTACAAACGCACCGGCCAGGACCCCAATGCCCAGAAAGTGGAGAAACCTACCATCACCCCGGTGCCCGCCAACCGCGAGGCCCAGTCGGAGTTCTACAAGTCGGTGGCCGCTATTCCGGTGTCTGACCTGCAGCCGCAGTTCGTGGATTACAAGAAAGATATCCAGCAGGGCACTTTGAAAGGCAACATTCCGGTGTACTTCACCAAGAACCAGGAGAACGGCCTGTTCAGTTTGTACTACATCCTGGACATGGGCACCAACAATGACCTGAAGTTGGGCCTGGCCGTGGATTACCTGCAGTACCTGGGCACCGACAAATACTCCGCCGAGGAGCTGCAGAAAGAGTTCTTCAAGATTGGCTGCTCGTTCAGCGTGTCCTCGGGACAGGACCAGGTGTATGTTTCCTTGACCGGCTTAGATGAGAACCTGGAGAAAGGCCTGCAGCTCTTTGAAAGCCTCCTGCAAAACCCCAAAGCCGACCAGAAAGCCCTGAACGACATGGTGGCCGGCATCCTGAAAGACCGCAAGGACGCTAAGCTCAACAAGAACATCATCCACAGCGTGGCCATGGTGAACTACGCCAAGTACGGCCCCAAGAACCCGTTCACGCACATCTTAACTGAGCAGGAACTGAAGAAGGTGAAGCCCTCTGAGCTGATTGCCCGCATCAAGAGCATTCCTACGTACCAGCACCGGGTGTTGTATTACGGCCCAAGAGAGTTGCAATCCATTACCGCCACCCTAAACACCGGCCATATTGTACCCGCCACCCTGCAACCGGTGCCCGCTGAGAAAGCCTTCAAAGAACTGGACATTAACAAGCGCCAGGTGTACTGGACCAACTATGACATGGTGCAGGCCGAGCTTCTGTTCCTGACCAAGTCTCTGAACTATGATCCTAAGTTGGTACCCACCATCAGGCTCTACAACGAGTACTTTGACGGGGGCATGGGCGCCATTGTGTTCCAGGAGCTGCGCGAGTCAAGGGCGTTGGCGTATAGTGCTAGCTCCCGGTTTGCCAACGCCAGCCGGAAAGACCGCGCCAACTACATCATGTCGTACATCGGCACGCAAAGCGATAAGCTGCCCGAGGCCATGGCCGGCATGCAGGAACTCCTCAATGACTTGCCGGTGGCCGAGACCAACTTCACCAACGCCAAGGCCTCGGTACGCAACAGCATCGCCACGGAGCGCATTAACAAGGTGGGCATTTTGATGAACTATGAGCAGGCCCGCAAACTGGGCATTGACTATGACATTAGAAAGGACATCTACCAGAGCCTGGACGCCATGACCCTGGACCAGATCAAGGCGTTTCAGCAGCAGTTTGTGAAAGGCCAGAACCAGACCATTCTGGTGATAGGCTCCAAGAACCGCCTCAACTTTAAGGAACTGGCCAAGTACGGCACGGTGAAGCAGTTGAGTTTGAAAGAGCTGTTTGGATACTAG
- a CDS encoding nucleotidyltransferase, with translation MELDDMAPEVAKEFYPQALQMLHESGLPFLMGGGFALRQYTGMQRDMKDMDVFCKAGDCPRLLKIFSDEGFKTELVDARWLAKAYKDGKYVDFIFNNPASNMPVNDGWFRRAPEGTEFGVPVKYISAEDLFKCKIYVQNRERYDGSDLNHLILRHGDKMDWERILQTLEQHWQLLLMQLLSFQFVYPSERDIIPRDLFDELILRAKEQFDMPPPTERVCRGLLIDQTQYAPAVTEWGFKAMTIMTI, from the coding sequence ATGGAACTGGACGATATGGCCCCCGAAGTGGCCAAAGAATTTTACCCGCAGGCCCTGCAAATGCTGCATGAAAGCGGTTTGCCCTTCTTAATGGGTGGTGGCTTCGCCCTGCGGCAGTACACCGGTATGCAACGCGACATGAAAGACATGGACGTGTTCTGCAAGGCCGGCGATTGTCCGCGCCTGCTCAAGATCTTCTCAGATGAAGGCTTCAAGACCGAACTGGTGGATGCCCGCTGGCTGGCCAAGGCCTACAAAGACGGCAAGTACGTAGACTTCATCTTCAACAACCCCGCCAGCAACATGCCCGTCAACGACGGCTGGTTCAGGAGAGCCCCGGAAGGAACGGAGTTCGGCGTGCCCGTCAAGTACATCTCTGCCGAGGATCTTTTCAAATGCAAAATCTACGTGCAGAACCGAGAGCGCTATGACGGCTCAGACCTGAATCACCTCATCCTAAGACACGGCGATAAAATGGACTGGGAGCGCATCTTGCAGACCCTGGAGCAGCACTGGCAACTGTTGCTCATGCAATTGCTTTCTTTCCAGTTTGTGTACCCCTCAGAGCGGGACATTATTCCGCGCGACCTTTTTGATGAATTGATCTTGCGCGCCAAAGAACAGTTTGACATGCCGCCGCCCACTGAGCGCGTTTGCCGCGGTTTGCTCATTGACCAGACCCAATATGCCCCGGCCGTCACCGAATGGGGCTTCAAAGCCATGACCATCATGACCATCTAG
- a CDS encoding DNA polymerase III subunit gamma/tau, translating into MENFVVSARKYRPATFDSVVGQHHITTTLKNAISSNHLAQAFLFCGPRGVGKTTCARILAKTINCQNLTAEVEACNTCDSCKSFNTNSSFNVHELDAASNNSVDDIRNLVEQVRYAPQTGKYKIYIIDEVHMLSNSAFNAFLKTLEEPPSYAIFILATTERHKIIPTILSRCQIFDFNRIQIEDMVRHLDSIAGKEQIKADADALHLIAQKADGALRDALSIFDQMVTFSGNHLTYKATVQNLHILDYDYYFRLTDFLLTQNLSGALLLYDEILKNGFDSHNFVLGIGEHFRSLLVCKDQVTIQLLQVSENIKAQYAVQAQEASLSFLLSGLNLVGTCDQNFKSTKNQRLHVELLLMKLAHLPHALQLAQDVSVTGEVKKKTNGSSGITAPAPSLPAPSAPAPAVTAPAAPPVLAPSAQNTAETHHNTAPSDMDSGEDPIFDTYPEEAPSLVPEMAKPAPVMAAPAAPLRTASSPLASRKVSKLPSLKNIEERVAASAAPMVEVLEEETEAYVPGTLPTINAHKLKQLWQLYVDRVKHTDRTLEYTILNREWYFDAEKAEVHLQVENEVQVAEFNSFKPEFLLFLRQGLGHNRLQVTIDVVQQENGRNLYTSQDKYNYLSELYPALKDLKTRLGLDTDF; encoded by the coding sequence ATGGAGAATTTTGTTGTATCTGCTAGGAAATACCGCCCGGCCACCTTTGACAGTGTGGTGGGGCAGCACCATATTACTACTACTTTAAAGAACGCAATCAGCAGTAACCACCTGGCCCAGGCGTTCCTTTTCTGCGGCCCGAGGGGCGTGGGCAAGACCACTTGCGCGCGTATTCTGGCCAAGACCATCAACTGCCAGAACCTGACGGCTGAGGTAGAGGCCTGCAATACCTGTGACTCCTGTAAGAGCTTCAATACCAACAGCTCCTTCAATGTGCATGAGCTGGATGCGGCGTCTAACAACTCGGTAGATGACATCAGAAACCTGGTGGAGCAGGTGCGCTATGCGCCCCAGACGGGCAAGTACAAGATCTATATCATAGATGAGGTGCACATGCTCTCCAACTCGGCGTTCAACGCGTTTCTGAAGACCCTGGAGGAGCCGCCGTCCTACGCTATTTTCATTCTGGCTACTACTGAGCGTCATAAGATCATCCCCACCATTTTATCACGGTGCCAGATCTTTGACTTCAACCGCATTCAGATTGAAGACATGGTGCGGCACCTTGACAGCATTGCCGGCAAAGAGCAAATCAAAGCCGATGCCGATGCCCTGCACCTGATCGCCCAGAAAGCCGACGGCGCCCTGCGCGATGCCTTGTCCATCTTTGACCAGATGGTGACCTTCTCGGGCAACCACCTCACCTACAAGGCCACCGTGCAGAACCTGCACATCCTGGACTATGACTATTACTTCCGGCTCACAGACTTCCTGCTCACGCAGAATCTGAGCGGTGCGTTGCTTTTATATGATGAGATCCTGAAGAACGGTTTTGACAGCCATAACTTCGTGCTTGGTATTGGCGAGCACTTCCGGAGTCTCTTGGTATGCAAAGACCAGGTAACCATTCAGTTGCTGCAGGTCTCTGAGAATATAAAGGCGCAATACGCGGTGCAGGCCCAGGAGGCTTCGCTCAGTTTCCTGCTGTCAGGATTGAACCTGGTAGGTACCTGTGACCAGAACTTTAAATCTACCAAGAACCAGCGGCTGCATGTAGAGCTGCTACTCATGAAACTGGCGCATCTGCCCCACGCCCTGCAACTGGCCCAAGACGTCTCTGTAACCGGAGAGGTTAAAAAAAAAACTAATGGAAGTTCCGGCATAACCGCGCCAGCTCCTTCCCTTCCTGCCCCGTCGGCCCCGGCACCAGCCGTAACTGCCCCGGCAGCGCCGCCGGTTTTGGCCCCTTCTGCGCAAAACACTGCAGAAACGCACCACAACACCGCCCCATCAGACATGGATTCGGGCGAAGACCCCATCTTTGACACGTACCCAGAGGAGGCGCCTTCATTGGTGCCTGAAATGGCCAAACCCGCTCCGGTCATGGCTGCCCCGGCGGCTCCGTTGCGCACCGCCTCGTCTCCCCTGGCCAGCCGCAAAGTCTCCAAACTGCCCAGCCTCAAGAACATTGAGGAACGGGTGGCAGCCTCGGCGGCGCCAATGGTAGAGGTGCTGGAGGAGGAAACCGAAGCCTACGTGCCCGGCACTCTGCCCACCATTAACGCCCATAAACTAAAGCAGCTCTGGCAACTGTACGTAGACCGCGTCAAGCACACCGACCGCACCCTGGAGTACACCATCCTGAACCGTGAGTGGTACTTTGATGCCGAGAAAGCCGAAGTACACCTGCAGGTGGAAAACGAGGTGCAGGTAGCCGAATTCAACAGCTTTAAGCCCGAGTTTCTTCTGTTTCTGCGCCAGGGACTGGGCCATAACCGCCTGCAGGTGACCATAGACGTGGTACAGCAGGAAAACGGCCGCAACCTCTACACTTCCCAGGACAAGTACAATTACCTGTCGGAGCTTTACCCGGCACTCAAAGATCTGAAAACCCGCCTGGGCCTGGACACCGATTTCTAA
- a CDS encoding alpha/beta hydrolase: protein MKRLILLIFLLLFFVFSKSQVHAQACHTRVLDPNVAAFLKMIGYEDLSLAQLRRMPIDQIKFAGPPPRPYPQEDVKRIKITADSIPVLVFNASKGQNLPILINYHGGGFISPLLPGLEHSLWQESKTYGAIVFAIDYRVAPEHKFPAAVNDSYHAFKWIAQHGRELGGDTSRIALMGNSAGANLVAVIAQKAKKEGIARKIKLQVMNGLPVDLRPSNMETSISYQLNAKGYFQTKDACYFSIETYAPGQINNPEVSPILTKDLTGLPSAVIINAEFDPLREDGILYAAQLRKAGVKVWDKCFAGQIHCLIGLPPGAPALQEYEALVKAALKESFQK, encoded by the coding sequence ATGAAGAGATTAATCTTGCTCATTTTCCTACTCCTCTTCTTTGTCTTTAGTAAGTCACAGGTGCATGCGCAGGCCTGTCATACCAGGGTATTAGACCCCAATGTTGCGGCCTTTCTGAAAATGATTGGGTATGAAGATTTATCGCTTGCCCAACTAAGGCGCATGCCCATAGACCAGATTAAGTTTGCAGGTCCGCCGCCAAGACCTTACCCCCAGGAAGATGTCAAAAGGATTAAGATTACCGCAGACAGTATTCCTGTTCTGGTGTTCAATGCCTCCAAAGGGCAGAACCTTCCTATTCTCATCAATTACCACGGTGGCGGATTCATTTCTCCGCTGCTGCCAGGGTTAGAGCATTCTTTGTGGCAGGAGTCTAAAACGTATGGCGCCATTGTGTTCGCCATAGACTACCGTGTGGCCCCCGAACACAAATTTCCGGCAGCGGTAAATGACAGCTACCATGCCTTTAAATGGATTGCACAACACGGCAGAGAGTTAGGCGGAGACACCAGCCGCATTGCTTTGATGGGCAACAGTGCCGGAGCCAACCTGGTGGCAGTCATCGCGCAGAAAGCCAAAAAAGAAGGCATTGCCAGAAAAATAAAGCTGCAGGTAATGAATGGGCTGCCCGTTGACTTGCGCCCGAGCAACATGGAAACTTCTATTTCTTACCAGCTAAATGCCAAAGGGTATTTCCAGACAAAAGATGCCTGCTATTTTTCTATAGAAACCTATGCCCCCGGGCAGATCAATAACCCAGAAGTCTCCCCAATTCTAACCAAAGATTTAACTGGCCTGCCTTCGGCGGTGATTATCAATGCTGAGTTTGACCCCTTACGGGAAGACGGTATTTTATATGCCGCCCAATTGAGGAAGGCGGGCGTGAAAGTGTGGGATAAATGCTTCGCGGGGCAGATACATTGTTTAATTGGTTTGCCGCCCGGGGCGCCTGCATTGCAAGAATATGAGGCCCTGGTGAAGGCAGCGCTGAAAGAGAGTTTCCAAAAATAA
- a CDS encoding metallophosphoesterase family protein, with product MEQQPQPFLTPQPIQPLQPVNLQPEEQLETPVPQAAAPVRIAAVGDIHVRETDKGKWVEFFKAASAQADVLLLCGDLTDHGYAKEAEVLAEEMRACTIPVICVLGNHDHDKGQHEEIRSCLINDNVHFVDGDAVVIKNVGFTGVKGFGGGFGHHMLSMFGETANKAFVQEAVDEALKLEAGLSRLDVEYPDIKKIALLHYSPIKATVEGEPEAIHPFLGCSRLAEPLNRQNVLACFHGHAHIGTLEGETSHGVKVFNVAKPILQKAGFAMPFFLFDV from the coding sequence ATGGAACAACAGCCCCAACCTTTCTTGACGCCGCAGCCTATTCAGCCGTTACAGCCCGTAAACCTGCAACCAGAGGAGCAATTAGAAACACCCGTGCCGCAGGCAGCCGCGCCGGTAAGAATTGCGGCCGTAGGCGACATTCACGTGCGCGAAACCGACAAAGGGAAATGGGTGGAGTTCTTTAAGGCGGCTTCGGCCCAGGCCGATGTGCTGCTGCTCTGCGGCGACCTCACCGACCATGGATATGCCAAGGAGGCCGAGGTGCTGGCCGAGGAAATGCGGGCCTGCACCATACCGGTGATCTGCGTGCTGGGCAACCATGACCATGACAAGGGCCAGCACGAGGAAATACGGTCCTGCCTCATAAATGACAATGTCCATTTTGTGGATGGCGATGCCGTGGTCATCAAAAACGTGGGCTTTACAGGCGTAAAGGGTTTCGGGGGCGGGTTTGGGCACCACATGCTGTCTATGTTTGGCGAAACGGCTAACAAGGCCTTCGTGCAGGAAGCTGTAGACGAAGCCCTCAAACTGGAAGCCGGCCTTTCCCGCCTGGACGTTGAATATCCAGACATAAAAAAAATTGCCCTGCTGCATTATTCACCCATTAAAGCCACCGTGGAAGGTGAGCCTGAAGCCATCCATCCATTCCTGGGCTGCTCCCGCCTGGCCGAGCCTCTGAACCGCCAGAACGTGCTGGCCTGTTTCCATGGCCATGCCCACATTGGTACCTTAGAAGGGGAGACCTCCCACGGGGTAAAAGTCTTCAACGTAGCCAAGCCTATTCTCCAGAAAGCCGGTTTTGCCATGCCGTTCTTTTTATTTGACGTGTAA